The following are encoded in a window of Onthophagus taurus isolate NC chromosome 3, IU_Otau_3.0, whole genome shotgun sequence genomic DNA:
- the LOC111417022 gene encoding fatty acid-binding protein-like, producing MALLAGKYQFERNEKYFEYLKSLGPEVSDEIASKLDGSKPTIDVVIDGNVCNISSSAGRGQKFTFGETFDEELFPGITVKTTATLNGNKVEVQSVFGDGRSGSRVFEFSDGGLIIHYSNAKGSGKRFFKRV from the exons ATGGCTTTACTTGCGGGGAAATATCAATTTGAAAGAAAtgagaaatattttgaatatttaaaatctttgg GACCAGAAGTGAGTGATGAGATTGCTTCGAAATTAGATGGGTCAAAACCAACAATTGATGTTGTTATCGATGGAAATGTGTGCAACATTTCAAGTTCAGCAGGAAGAGGTCAAAAGTTCACGTTCGGTGAAACTTTTGATGAAGAGTTATTCCCTGGAATAACCGTTAAG ACCACGGCTACATTGAATGGAAATAAAGTTGAAGTTCAATCGGTGTTTGGTGATGGCAGAAGCGGAAGCAGGGTTTTCGAATTCTCCGATGGCGGATTAATTATT cATTACTCTAATGCCAAAGGAAGtggaaaaagatttttcaagagagtttaa
- the LOC111417024 gene encoding fatty acid-binding protein-like: MVLIAGKFENTGNENFAQYLKSLGPEITDELASKMDSSRPTIEIKVDGDNCSISSTTGRGQTFTFGKTFEDEPLPGQKAQSTAVLSGNKVEIKSVSGSTTGNRVYEFSDSGLVVHYSAPSGVTAKRIYKRL; the protein is encoded by the exons atggTCTTGATTGCcggaaaatttgaaaacaccGGGAACGAAAATTTCGCCCAATACTTGAAGTCTTTGGGGCCGGAAATTACCGACGAATTGGCCTCGAAGATGGACAGTTCGAGACCAACGATCGAAATTAAAGTCGACGGTGACAACTGTAGCATTAGCAGCACTACGGGTAGAGgacaaacttttacttttGGAAAAACGTTTGAAGACGAACCATTACCGGGACAAAAGGCCCAA agTACCGCTGTTCTTAGTGGCAACAAGGTCGAAATTAAATCCGTTAGTGGATCCACAACAGGAAATAGAGTTTATGAATTTAGCGACTCCGGTCTTGTTGTT CATTACTCAGCCCCAAGTGGTGTAACTGCCAAAAGAATCTACAAGAGACTCTAA
- the LOC111417023 gene encoding fatty acid-binding protein-like, which translates to MALINGKYAHESNENFEAYIMALSPEMTPELAKKYAGSKSTLEISVTGDQCTISSSSGRKETFTFGQSFKDDLFPGQEIQSTATLNGNKVEVKSSSSTGISGSRVYEFSDSGLVVTYTSANATAKRIYKRV; encoded by the exons ATGGCTCTAATCAACGGAAAATACGCCCACGAAAGCAACGAAAATTTCGAAGCTTACATTATGGCTTTat ctCCCGAGATGACACCAGAATTAGCTAAAAAATACGCCGGCTCAAAATCAACTTTGGAAATTTCCGTAACCGGCGATCAATGCACCATTTCTAGCAGTTCCGGAAGAAAGGAAACTTTCACTTTCGGACAGAGCTTCAAGGACGATTTATTCCCCGGCCAAGAAATCCAAAGTACGGCCACTTTAAACGGAAATAAAGTCGAAGTAAAATCGAGTAGCTCAACCGGAATTTCTGGAAGTCGTGTTTATGAATTTTCCGATTCTGGACTCGTTGTT ACTTACACTTCAGCTAATGCGACAGCTAAACGCATCTACAAGAGAGTATGa
- the LOC111417025 gene encoding fatty acid-binding protein-like, translated as MVQIAGKYTHDRNENFEAYMQSFGPLVTPEVITQYVNSKPTIEVKLDGNNCTISSSGGQTQSFTFGQAYKDDLFAGHDIESTATLNGNKIEIKTVSKKSGNSGARIYEFSDEGLVIHYTGGVEAKRFYKRA; from the exons atggttCAAATCGCTGGAAAATACACTCACGATCGAAATGAAAATTTCGAGGCTTACATGCAATCTTTTG gtCCTTTAGTTACTCCCGAAGTAATAACCCAATACGTAAACTCAAAACCAACGATCGAAGTTAAATTGGACGGTAATAATTGCACAATTTCTAGTTCTGGAGGTCAAACGCAAAGTTTTACATTTGGGCAAGCTTACAAAGATGATCTTTTCGCCGGTCACGATATTGAG agcACAGCAACTTTGaatggaaataaaattgaaattaaaactgttaGTAAGAAATCTGGAAATAGTGGTGCCAGAATTTACGAATTTTCAGATGAAGGTTTAGTCATT cattaCACAGGTGGTGTTGAAGCGAAAAGATTCTATAAACGCgcttaa